The proteins below are encoded in one region of Sporohalobacter salinus:
- a CDS encoding proton-conducting transporter membrane subunit codes for MSMFGEPVTLWWIILFPVLMLPFKFWLRKIKLAREMIALVVPIMTTLFIFSYYPLIIQGEVITETIFKINDVLDICLRIDAASFLFAIVSSTLWVFTIIYSFGYMEAYENKNRYYTFLILALSVTMGVAFSGNLLTFYMFYEFLTLATYPLVIHVETKEAMSAGKKYLIYSLSGGALILMGIMILSFLSDATVLNFIAGGTITEELLTAGNNLELVLLFFLLGFSVKAAVMPLHRWLPAAMVAPTPISALFHAVAVVNSGVFGIIRIVYFIFGAEIVISLWTGKLFLTLVLITIILASIIACFKDNLKRRLAYSTISQLGYISLGTFLLNLEGIRGGILHLFNHALIKITLFFCAGIIYIVTCKEKISEMAGIGKKMPWTMGAFAIASLGMVGIPPSVGFNSKWYLLLGSFNKGSLFIMGLLILSALLNAIYFFPIVVSAFFKKPKTDFEEHQGYFEAPITMLAPTVILAVATIVFGVWYYLPSSIVEVVVQNLF; via the coding sequence ATGAGTATGTTTGGTGAACCAGTTACATTATGGTGGATTATTTTATTTCCAGTATTAATGCTTCCTTTTAAGTTCTGGTTAAGAAAAATAAAGTTAGCAAGGGAAATGATAGCATTAGTGGTTCCAATAATGACCACGTTATTTATATTCTCCTATTATCCATTAATTATCCAAGGAGAAGTTATAACAGAAACGATATTTAAAATTAATGATGTATTAGATATATGCTTACGTATTGATGCAGCTAGTTTTCTATTTGCTATTGTATCTTCAACACTTTGGGTTTTTACTATTATTTATTCTTTTGGTTATATGGAAGCTTATGAGAATAAAAATCGGTATTATACATTTTTAATATTGGCTTTAAGTGTTACAATGGGAGTTGCTTTTTCTGGAAATTTATTGACCTTTTACATGTTTTATGAATTTTTAACTTTAGCTACTTATCCATTAGTTATTCACGTAGAAACTAAAGAGGCCATGTCGGCAGGAAAGAAATATTTGATTTACTCTCTTAGCGGAGGGGCATTAATTTTAATGGGGATTATGATTCTATCTTTTCTATCTGATGCGACAGTATTAAATTTTATTGCTGGAGGAACTATTACAGAAGAATTATTAACTGCAGGTAATAATTTAGAGCTAGTATTACTTTTCTTTTTACTTGGTTTTTCAGTTAAAGCTGCAGTAATGCCTCTACATCGTTGGTTGCCTGCGGCAATGGTTGCGCCAACACCGATTAGTGCTCTTTTCCATGCGGTAGCAGTAGTTAATTCTGGAGTTTTCGGAATTATTAGGATTGTGTATTTTATTTTTGGGGCAGAAATCGTTATTTCACTATGGACAGGAAAGTTATTTTTAACTTTAGTTTTAATAACTATTATTTTAGCTTCTATAATTGCTTGTTTTAAGGATAATTTAAAGCGGCGGTTGGCCTATTCGACAATTAGTCAGTTAGGTTATATTTCATTAGGAACTTTTTTATTGAATTTGGAAGGAATAAGGGGTGGAATTTTACATCTATTTAATCATGCTTTAATTAAGATTACGCTTTTTTTCTGTGCTGGCATAATTTATATTGTAACTTGTAAAGAAAAAATTAGTGAAATGGCGGGAATTGGCAAAAAAATGCCCTGGACTATGGGAGCTTTTGCTATTGCTTCTCTAGGCATGGTAGGAATTCCTCCATCAGTAGGCTTTAATAGTAAATGGTATCTATTATTAGGTAGTTTCAATAAAGGTTCATTATTTATAATGGGACTTTTGATTTTAAGTGCATTGCTTAATGCTATCTATTTTTTTCCAATAGTGGTTTCGGCTTTCTTTAAGAAACCAAAGACAGATTTTGAAGAACATCAAGGTTATTTTGAAGCTCCTATTACTATGTTAGCGCCAACGGTGATTTTAGCTGTTGCTACAATTGTTTTTGGAGTTTGGTATTATTTACCAAGTTCAATAGTAGAGGTAGTAGTCCAGAATCTTTTTTAG